A region of Rhizorhabdus wittichii RW1 DNA encodes the following proteins:
- a CDS encoding beta-lactamase (PFAM: beta-lactamase), translating to MNPDPAPKPAPKPAATPDRGPPREPHVPTVVQIEHGLVIAGVVLVAVLIAFIAAGGFYLRRVAQDVPKPGAERLSVDLSRIGISKAGPRRIDYARLDRRMRLLAEKKSVVGVAIVTIENGEISFAKGYGVTTDGAEGKPVDAHTVFRWASVSKGVAATLLAKMAEEKKLSLRDPVSRWAPSLKLPENAQDVATIDNLLSQSLGIWKNAYDRDLEDGHDPKEIRSRLNQIPLLCPPGKCYSYQNIAYDAASEAAEHAGHKSYAALVQQELFGPLGMQSATTTREGLESSPSWARPHTGRRELKVADAYYRTPAAGGVNSSIIDLGIWMRAQMGGAPRVLSKRVLREIHSPRIRTFSIHRQRELDQSLKEASYGLGWRIWHYQGRQVIGHRGAVDGYRSLILFDPLLKAGVGMLWNSTAVEPTGMQLEVMDMLYNLPFKDWMELDK from the coding sequence GTGAATCCTGATCCCGCTCCGAAGCCGGCCCCGAAACCTGCCGCGACGCCCGATCGCGGCCCCCCGCGCGAGCCCCATGTCCCCACCGTCGTCCAGATCGAGCATGGCCTCGTCATCGCCGGGGTGGTGCTGGTCGCGGTCCTGATCGCCTTCATCGCGGCGGGCGGCTTCTACCTGCGCCGCGTCGCGCAGGACGTGCCGAAACCGGGGGCGGAGCGCCTGTCGGTCGACCTCAGCCGGATCGGCATCAGCAAGGCGGGGCCGCGCCGGATCGACTATGCGCGGCTCGATCGGCGGATGCGGCTGCTCGCCGAGAAGAAGTCGGTGGTCGGCGTCGCGATCGTCACCATCGAGAATGGCGAGATCAGCTTCGCCAAGGGCTATGGCGTGACCACCGACGGGGCCGAGGGCAAGCCGGTCGACGCGCATACCGTGTTCCGCTGGGCGTCGGTGTCGAAGGGCGTCGCCGCGACCCTGCTCGCCAAGATGGCCGAGGAGAAGAAGCTGTCGCTGCGCGATCCGGTGTCGCGCTGGGCGCCGTCGCTCAAGCTGCCCGAGAATGCGCAGGACGTCGCGACGATCGACAACCTCCTGTCGCAGAGCCTGGGCATCTGGAAGAACGCCTATGACCGCGACCTGGAGGACGGCCACGATCCCAAGGAGATCCGCAGCCGGCTGAACCAGATCCCGCTGCTCTGCCCGCCGGGCAAATGCTACAGCTACCAGAACATCGCCTATGACGCGGCGAGCGAGGCGGCCGAGCATGCCGGCCACAAGAGCTATGCCGCGCTGGTCCAGCAGGAGCTGTTCGGGCCGCTCGGCATGCAGTCGGCGACGACCACCCGCGAAGGCCTCGAATCCTCGCCGAGCTGGGCGCGCCCGCACACCGGCCGCCGCGAGCTCAAGGTCGCCGATGCCTATTACCGGACGCCGGCGGCGGGCGGGGTCAATTCGTCGATCATCGACCTCGGCATCTGGATGCGCGCGCAGATGGGCGGCGCCCCGCGCGTCCTGTCGAAGCGCGTCCTGCGCGAGATCCACAGCCCGCGCATCCGCACCTTCTCGATCCACCGCCAGCGCGAGCTGGATCAGTCGCTCAAGGAAGCGTCCTACGGGCTCGGCTGGCGGATATGGCATTATCAGGGGCGCCAGGTGATCGGCCATCGCGGCGCGGTCGACGGCTATCGCTCGCTGATCCTGTTCGATCCGCTGCTCAAGGCCGGGGTGGGCATGCTGTGGAACTCGACCGCGGTCGAGCCGACCGGCATGCAGCTCGAAGTGATGGACATGCTCTACAACCTGCCGTTCAAGGACTGGATGGAACTGGACAAATAG
- a CDS encoding 3-isopropylmalate dehydratase, large subunit (TIGRFAM: 3-isopropylmalate dehydratase, large subunit~PFAM: aconitate hydratase domain protein) produces MSSKPRTLYEKIWDAHVVERRDDGTCLIYIDRHLVHEVTSPQAFEALRVAGRKLRRPDLTLAVPDHNLPTTARLDAEGRRVPIADVESASQLATLERNAPEFGVRYIDAVAPEQGIVHVVGPEQGFSQPGTTIVCGDSHTAAHGGLGALAFGIGTSEIEHVMATQTLLLAPSKTMEVRVEGALGAGVSPKDVILHVIGVIGAAGGTGYVIEYTGNVFREMSIEGRLTVCNMSIEGGARAGLIAPDETTFAYMRGRPMAPAGADWDKAVAWWRTLPTDPGATYDKVVVIDAADIAPCLTWGTSPEDVVPITGVVPDPMSFADPSKQVAAQKSLDYMGLTPGTRMRDVPVENIFIGSCTNSRIEDLRAAAAVVKGRKVAANVRQALIVPGSGLVKRQAEEEGLDRIFVEAGFEWREPGCSMCLAMNPDKVPAGERCASTSNRNFVGRQGPGARTHLVSPAMAAAAAVTGHLTDVRELEPAA; encoded by the coding sequence ATGTCCAGCAAGCCCCGCACCCTCTACGAGAAGATCTGGGACGCGCATGTCGTCGAGCGTCGCGACGACGGCACCTGCCTGATCTACATCGACCGCCACCTCGTCCATGAGGTCACCAGCCCGCAGGCCTTCGAGGCGCTGCGCGTCGCCGGCCGCAAGCTGCGGCGGCCCGATCTCACCCTCGCGGTGCCGGACCATAATCTTCCCACCACCGCGCGGCTCGACGCGGAGGGCAGGCGCGTGCCCATCGCCGATGTGGAATCGGCGAGCCAGCTCGCCACGCTCGAGCGCAACGCGCCCGAGTTTGGCGTCCGCTACATCGATGCGGTCGCGCCCGAGCAGGGCATCGTCCATGTCGTCGGGCCCGAGCAGGGCTTCTCGCAGCCGGGCACGACGATCGTCTGCGGCGACAGCCATACCGCCGCGCATGGCGGCCTCGGCGCGCTCGCCTTCGGCATCGGCACGTCGGAGATCGAGCATGTCATGGCGACGCAGACGCTGCTGCTCGCCCCGTCGAAGACGATGGAGGTGCGGGTCGAAGGCGCGCTCGGCGCCGGCGTCAGCCCGAAGGACGTGATCCTCCACGTCATCGGCGTGATCGGCGCGGCCGGCGGCACCGGCTACGTCATCGAATATACCGGCAACGTCTTCCGCGAGATGTCGATCGAGGGGCGGCTGACCGTCTGCAACATGTCGATCGAGGGCGGCGCCCGCGCCGGCCTGATCGCGCCCGATGAGACGACCTTCGCCTATATGCGCGGCCGGCCCATGGCGCCTGCGGGCGCCGACTGGGACAAGGCGGTCGCCTGGTGGCGGACGCTGCCGACCGATCCGGGCGCGACCTATGACAAGGTCGTGGTCATCGACGCGGCCGACATCGCGCCCTGCCTGACCTGGGGCACCAGCCCCGAGGACGTCGTGCCGATCACCGGCGTCGTCCCCGATCCGATGAGCTTCGCCGATCCGTCGAAGCAGGTCGCCGCGCAGAAGTCGCTCGACTATATGGGCCTGACGCCGGGCACCCGCATGCGGGACGTTCCGGTCGAGAACATCTTCATCGGCAGCTGCACCAACAGCCGGATCGAGGACCTGCGCGCCGCCGCCGCCGTGGTGAAGGGGCGCAAGGTCGCCGCCAATGTCCGCCAGGCGCTGATCGTGCCGGGCTCGGGCCTGGTCAAGCGGCAAGCGGAAGAGGAAGGGCTCGACCGCATCTTCGTCGAGGCGGGTTTCGAATGGCGCGAGCCGGGCTGCTCGATGTGCCTGGCGATGAACCCGGACAAGGTGCCGGCGGGCGAGCGCTGCGCCTCCACCTCGAACCGCAACTTCGTCGGCCGGCAGGGGCCGGGCGCGCGGACCCACCTCGTCTCGCCCGCCATGGCGGCGGCGGCGGCGGTGACCGGGCACCTGACCGACGTCCGCGAGCTGGAGCCGGCGGCATGA